In one window of Effusibacillus lacus DNA:
- a CDS encoding DUF6025 family protein, which yields MMLEVERVTNQWLSEAWFSLSYWMSRFTLRSGILNGEKVHDFSNPVVEPDGFRELSFQQACIIVGVLMESDL from the coding sequence ATGATGCTGGAGGTAGAACGTGTTACCAATCAATGGCTCTCGGAAGCATGGTTCAGTCTATCCTATTGGATGAGCCGATTTACTCTCAGAAGTGGGATTTTGAACGGTGAGAAAGTTCATGATTTCAGTAATCCAGTAGTAGAACCGGATGGATTTAGAGAGTTATCCTTCCAACAAGCATGTATAATTGTCGGGGTATTGATGGAGTCAGACCTTTAA